In one Vagococcus entomophilus genomic region, the following are encoded:
- a CDS encoding DUF2087 domain-containing protein, whose protein sequence is MVRKELVESWEMKNFSKNTFKMENCDKFRKKNKDKQELFRFFAEQFDDAKIYTEKEINEKLKNFYDDFAIVRRYLVDHGYLLRDQYGKEYRKKIDLAE, encoded by the coding sequence GTGGTCAGAAAAGAGTTGGTAGAATCATGGGAAATGAAGAACTTTTCAAAAAATACTTTCAAGATGGAAAATTGCGACAAATTCCGAAAAAAAAATAAAGATAAACAAGAGTTATTTCGTTTTTTTGCGGAACAATTTGATGATGCGAAAATCTATACGGAAAAAGAAATCAACGAGAAACTAAAAAATTTTTATGATGATTTTGCGATAGTACGCCGTTACTTAGTGGATCATGGCTATCTACTTCGTGACCAGTATGGTAAAGAGTATCGCAAAAAGATAGACCTAGCTGAGTAA
- a CDS encoding ABC transporter ATP-binding protein — protein MIELTNIKYSYKSYVRREGFIGSLRDFKQREAIVQDAVKNINFTIHKGDIIGLLGQNGAGKTTLIKLMTGILEPTEGQITIDGFHPFNKEKNFLKEIGVVIGQKSQLVWDLPATETLRMLQVIYDIDEEDFKHRVEVMVDLLNLKEKVNTPVRKLSLGERIKFEIICSLIHSPKVLFLDEPTIGLDITSQYHIREFLLKMNQEEETTIIITSHYMKDIEALTEKIFIMVDGEMLQNTTIPDLKRQYTVDESFEITFKEEVPSSFEQYKVKDKIVTVPLEEMGAALQKIEDFKNIKTILNSTPSFEEIIYQIFSSSGGKA, from the coding sequence ATGATTGAATTAACCAATATAAAATATAGTTATAAATCCTATGTTAGAAGAGAAGGATTTATCGGGAGTTTAAGGGATTTTAAACAACGAGAGGCTATCGTACAAGATGCGGTAAAAAATATTAACTTTACCATCCATAAAGGGGACATAATTGGATTGTTAGGCCAAAATGGAGCGGGAAAAACCACCTTAATAAAATTGATGACAGGAATATTAGAGCCAACGGAGGGACAGATTACCATTGACGGCTTCCATCCGTTTAATAAAGAAAAAAATTTTTTGAAAGAGATTGGGGTGGTTATTGGGCAAAAAAGCCAGTTGGTCTGGGATTTGCCAGCAACTGAGACGCTACGTATGCTGCAAGTGATATATGATATTGATGAAGAAGACTTTAAGCATCGAGTAGAGGTGATGGTTGATTTGCTCAATCTAAAAGAAAAAGTCAATACGCCAGTTAGAAAGCTATCATTAGGAGAAAGAATAAAGTTTGAAATTATTTGTTCACTCATTCACTCACCCAAAGTTCTTTTCTTGGATGAGCCAACGATTGGTCTAGATATCACGAGTCAATATCATATTAGGGAATTTCTCTTGAAAATGAATCAAGAAGAAGAAACAACCATTATTATCACAAGTCATTATATGAAAGATATTGAAGCATTGACCGAAAAAATTTTTATTATGGTGGATGGAGAAATGCTTCAAAATACGACAATACCAGATTTAAAACGCCAATATACGGTGGATGAATCTTTTGAGATTACCTTTAAAGAGGAAGTCCCTTCTTCATTTGAACAGTATAAAGTCAAGGATAAGATCGTGACAGTTCCCTTAGAGGAGATGGGTGCTGCTCTACAAAAAATAGAAGACTTTAAAAATATAAAAACTATTTTGAACAGTACGCCTTCATTTGAAGAGATTATTTATCAGATATTCTCAAGTTCGGGGGGAAAAGCATGA
- a CDS encoding ABC transporter permease has protein sequence MKKYGYIFMTQFQTMLEYKFHLITSLFSNFLTIIISFYIWQSVYMSSGKGVIGGYTQAQMLKYIILVNFLSIVFSFDYVVRLGGLIRSGKLSTLLLRPISLLGESFFNFLGTKILYIFFLLLSLCFLGSTSFLLVFLYFLVVFVLFFLVLSAIGTIGFWLIQMWPLRPVLSGLYALLGGLFFPLNLLPQSIYQIVMYNPFALIGYHTANIFQNHYSTEKVLFLTLISLIWATLFYVLYVWGLKKGLKKYEGMGA, from the coding sequence ATGAAAAAATATGGCTATATTTTTATGACCCAATTTCAAACGATGCTGGAGTATAAATTTCATTTAATCACGTCCCTTTTTTCTAATTTTTTGACTATCATTATTTCCTTTTATATATGGCAATCGGTTTATATGAGTAGTGGCAAAGGAGTGATTGGAGGTTATACGCAAGCACAAATGCTAAAGTACATTATTTTGGTCAATTTTTTGAGTATCGTGTTTTCTTTTGATTACGTTGTAAGACTCGGAGGGCTAATTAGAAGTGGCAAGTTGAGTACCTTGTTGTTAAGACCTATAAGTTTGTTGGGGGAGTCTTTTTTTAACTTTTTAGGAACGAAAATTCTCTATATTTTCTTCTTGTTACTCTCTCTTTGTTTTTTAGGAAGCACGTCCTTTCTTTTGGTTTTTCTTTATTTTTTAGTCGTGTTTGTTTTATTTTTTTTAGTGTTGTCGGCTATTGGGACAATTGGTTTTTGGTTGATCCAAATGTGGCCGTTGCGTCCAGTGTTATCTGGTCTATATGCGCTGTTAGGGGGACTCTTTTTCCCATTAAATCTGTTGCCGCAGTCTATCTATCAAATTGTTATGTACAATCCATTTGCTTTAATTGGCTATCATACGGCAAATATTTTTCAAAATCATTATTCTACTGAAAAAGTTCTCTTTTTAACATTGATTAGTCTCATATGGGCGACGCTTTTTTATGTACTCTACGTATGGGGGCTAAAAAAAGGATTAAAAAAATATGAAGGGATGGGTGCTTAG
- a CDS encoding ABC transporter permease — MNVKLYKQLLAQSIQESIAYRSTSVIVAIFSVIFFVTEIVVGVVLFDQTSLLAGWSKQQYFMLVGVSALINSLYQFFFIVSHENLAESIIEGELDYIFLKPVNSFYFYAFNRIDLPSLVNTVLAVVLIISLQNRVHVLTLVFFILSILLSVWFLFLINQIIVTFSFWIEKGGKFLAIPEYLADIASKPYSIYPKMFIFLFTWICPFFLAFNMPVLLLKQTGYWKQLLYFLVFVFLLHKFATYLWRKGLRKYQSSN, encoded by the coding sequence GTGAATGTGAAATTGTATAAGCAGTTACTTGCTCAAAGTATACAAGAAAGTATTGCCTATAGGAGTACCTCGGTTATTGTAGCGATATTTAGTGTGATTTTTTTTGTTACAGAGATTGTAGTGGGGGTCGTCTTGTTTGACCAGACAAGTTTGTTAGCAGGTTGGTCGAAGCAGCAATATTTTATGCTAGTCGGGGTTTCGGCTCTGATCAATAGTCTGTATCAATTTTTCTTTATTGTTTCTCATGAAAATCTAGCAGAAAGTATTATCGAAGGGGAATTAGATTATATTTTTTTAAAACCAGTTAATTCTTTTTATTTCTATGCATTTAATCGAATTGATTTACCTAGTCTAGTGAATACTGTATTGGCTGTTGTCTTGATTATTTCTCTTCAAAATAGGGTGCATGTTCTGACACTTGTATTTTTTATCTTGTCCATACTTCTTTCTGTCTGGTTTCTTTTTCTAATCAATCAAATCATTGTGACGTTCTCATTTTGGATAGAAAAAGGAGGGAAATTTTTAGCAATTCCTGAATATCTTGCGGATATTGCAAGTAAACCATATTCGATTTATCCTAAAATGTTTATCTTTTTATTTACATGGATCTGTCCTTTTTTTCTAGCATTTAATATGCCAGTATTACTTTTGAAGCAAACTGGCTATTGGAAGCAGCTACTCTATTTCTTAGTATTTGTGTTTCTTTTACATAAATTTGCCACATATTTATGGCGTAAAGGGTTAAGAAAGTACCAATCAAGTAATTGA
- the bioB gene encoding biotin synthase BioB produces MSRIKDWTSKTISKKECLEILQSSNDWWEYYARAVLTKKQKTGNQMRLNTLMNAKSGLCAEDCGYCAQSKTSSAPINQYALLPKAEIVHKALIAKKNKASVFCIAISATRPSSKELLELGEAVKEIKKIMEIEICLSCGLLREEQVKYLKEVGIDRINHNLNTPKENYPNITTTHTYEDRMDTLKQLQEYQVNICSGFICGMGETSEQLVDLAFELKEQQPYSVPVNFLLAIEGTKLENTNELTPLKCLKIVSMLRLVFPDTELRVSAGREFHLGSLQPLVLLIVDSIFLGNYLTEKGAEISEDQALLKELGLEIVGDKND; encoded by the coding sequence TTGAGTAGGATAAAGGATTGGACAAGCAAAACGATTTCAAAAAAAGAATGTCTAGAAATTTTGCAAAGCTCAAATGATTGGTGGGAATATTACGCACGGGCAGTTTTAACGAAAAAGCAAAAGACCGGCAATCAAATGCGCTTAAATACACTAATGAATGCAAAAAGTGGTTTGTGCGCAGAAGATTGTGGGTATTGTGCACAATCAAAAACGAGCAGTGCGCCCATCAACCAATATGCACTTCTTCCTAAAGCAGAAATCGTGCACAAGGCTCTTATTGCCAAAAAAAATAAAGCAAGCGTGTTTTGCATTGCGATTAGTGCAACTAGACCGTCAAGTAAAGAACTTTTAGAATTAGGAGAAGCAGTTAAAGAAATTAAAAAAATAATGGAGATTGAGATCTGTCTTTCTTGTGGGTTATTGAGGGAAGAACAAGTGAAGTATCTAAAAGAAGTTGGGATTGACCGAATTAATCATAATTTGAATACACCTAAGGAAAACTATCCGAATATTACGACGACACATACTTACGAAGATCGAATGGATACATTAAAACAATTGCAAGAGTATCAAGTAAATATTTGCTCAGGATTTATTTGTGGCATGGGGGAAACAAGCGAACAATTAGTAGATCTTGCCTTTGAACTAAAAGAGCAGCAGCCGTATTCTGTTCCAGTTAATTTCTTACTCGCAATTGAGGGAACGAAATTGGAAAATACGAATGAGCTCACACCATTGAAATGTTTGAAAATAGTAAGCATGTTACGCTTAGTCTTTCCAGATACGGAACTTCGGGTAAGTGCGGGAAGAGAGTTTCATTTAGGTTCGTTACAACCATTGGTATTACTGATTGTAGATTCTATTTTCTTAGGAAATTATCTCACTGAAAAAGGGGCTGAGATTTCAGAGGATCAAGCGTTATTAAAAGAATTAGGGCTTGAAATTGTGGGGGATAAAAATGACTAA
- the bioD gene encoding dethiobiotin synthase — MTKSYIICGIDTDCGKTVASILMYEYIKIKEGIAPFVVKPVQTGKRGDTEVYQSCGVKETDIINFYTLEKESSIHSASAAESKELDFDWLVAQSKTLLNTAGKSAIFELAGGLMSPITDQKSMLDFVVQLKLPVILVVQNYLGAINHALLTIEELKQYQVPLSGILYNNRKNGQVILEYVANHADCPIIGEIPELIETALTSNKKKEEIVRRFVLHDPE, encoded by the coding sequence ATGACTAAAAGCTATATTATTTGTGGGATTGATACAGATTGTGGGAAAACAGTAGCGAGCATCCTTATGTATGAATACATAAAAATCAAAGAAGGGATTGCGCCTTTTGTCGTGAAACCTGTCCAGACGGGAAAGAGGGGAGATACAGAGGTTTATCAATCATGTGGGGTTAAGGAAACGGATATTATCAATTTTTATACACTAGAAAAAGAGAGCTCAATTCATAGTGCGAGTGCAGCAGAATCAAAAGAACTTGATTTTGATTGGTTGGTTGCTCAGTCGAAAACACTGCTAAATACTGCGGGAAAATCCGCAATTTTTGAGCTGGCCGGGGGTCTGATGTCGCCTATTACAGACCAAAAGAGTATGCTGGATTTTGTTGTTCAATTGAAACTTCCTGTGATCCTTGTTGTGCAGAACTATCTGGGTGCAATTAATCATGCCTTATTAACAATTGAGGAGCTAAAACAGTATCAGGTTCCTCTTTCAGGTATCCTTTATAATAATCGAAAAAATGGACAAGTAATTTTAGAATATGTGGCAAACCATGCTGATTGCCCGATTATCGGAGAGATTCCTGAGCTAATAGAAACAGCCCTCACCTCAAATAAAAAAAAGGAAGAAATCGTGAGGAGGTTCGTCTTGCATGACCCGGAATAA
- a CDS encoding biotin transporter BioY: MTRNKTKKVAQMGCMFALLIVSAKLVIPLPLYDYISLQIIVVFLLYPLLGEREALVVFLTYLILGLMGLPIFASGGGFAYALKPTFGFLIAYTLLPIVQCEATRLFKCHRKDSIMLVNYLGLLFIHVIGIGYKVWIVSALSMNGAVIWGILSVSTVLDLSTDVLLVSIAGILALKLRAIRQ, from the coding sequence ATGACCCGGAATAAAACGAAAAAGGTAGCACAAATGGGGTGCATGTTTGCTCTTTTAATTGTCAGTGCAAAATTAGTGATTCCCTTGCCATTATATGACTATATTTCTCTTCAGATTATAGTTGTTTTCTTGCTTTATCCACTTTTAGGGGAGAGGGAAGCACTAGTAGTTTTTCTCACTTATCTTATTTTGGGACTAATGGGCTTGCCAATTTTTGCTTCTGGGGGTGGCTTTGCATATGCATTGAAACCAACATTTGGTTTTTTAATTGCTTATACGCTGCTACCGATAGTTCAGTGCGAAGCCACACGTTTGTTCAAGTGTCATAGGAAAGACTCCATTATGCTTGTAAACTATTTAGGCTTGCTTTTTATCCATGTGATAGGAATCGGGTATAAGGTTTGGATAGTATCAGCATTAAGCATGAATGGAGCAGTAATTTGGGGAATACTTTCTGTTTCCACAGTGCTTGATCTTTCTACGGATGTTTTATTAGTGTCTATAGCAGGAATTTTAGCCTTAAAACTTCGAGCAATCAGGCAGTGA
- a CDS encoding AzlD domain-containing protein, with translation MTSFSLFFLIISLFLVSYVSRLLPMLYFSKKEIPKWFSGWMKYVPVSLFSSLAFKDVFITHDHLDLLWNVKILAMLLVIFIAYKTKSMALSVLSGLFAIFLLTFLFT, from the coding sequence ATGACTAGTTTCTCTTTATTTTTTCTGATTATCAGTTTGTTTCTAGTATCCTATGTCTCAAGGCTACTTCCTATGCTTTATTTTTCTAAAAAAGAAATTCCCAAATGGTTTAGTGGCTGGATGAAGTACGTACCCGTTTCACTTTTTTCCTCCCTTGCTTTTAAAGATGTTTTTATTACGCACGATCATCTTGATCTACTTTGGAATGTCAAAATTTTAGCCATGCTTTTAGTCATATTCATCGCGTACAAAACAAAATCGATGGCACTATCTGTGCTCAGTGGTTTATTCGCCATTTTTTTATTGACATTTCTTTTTACCTAG
- a CDS encoding AzlC family ABC transporter permease produces MYQKERADWHEVMQASLPLCLSYIPVGLACGVLLQKVGFNPFLTALISVLVFSGGAQFLAASMLSLQAPMLSTVLMTFFLELRYILLSSSMSIYMKKESKYFIALFTQSLNDENYAVNYLKYSTDPSWNKKKALLVNWFSMFSWLCSNLLGTILGSVIHLNADLVHFALTAMFIFMFVMQMKNYLLLLTGIASGILSVWLMLIFQNTFGLILATILASFAGYGLEKALKKQPVGRKLAQLFKHSTLTKDKKNLRAPLSPMIEKETQQND; encoded by the coding sequence ATGTATCAAAAAGAAAGGGCCGATTGGCATGAAGTGATGCAAGCTTCACTTCCTCTCTGCTTAAGTTATATTCCTGTAGGACTAGCTTGTGGCGTATTATTGCAAAAGGTTGGGTTCAATCCCTTTCTTACCGCCCTTATCTCAGTATTAGTGTTTTCAGGTGGCGCACAATTTCTGGCCGCATCTATGCTAAGTCTACAAGCACCCATGTTATCGACAGTTCTGATGACATTTTTCCTTGAGTTACGTTATATCCTACTCAGTTCGAGTATGTCTATCTATATGAAAAAAGAAAGCAAATATTTTATCGCACTTTTCACCCAGTCACTGAACGATGAAAACTACGCCGTCAACTATCTGAAATATTCTACCGATCCTAGTTGGAATAAAAAGAAAGCTCTTCTTGTCAACTGGTTTTCAATGTTCTCGTGGCTATGTAGCAATTTACTTGGAACCATTTTGGGTTCAGTCATTCACCTGAATGCAGATCTGGTCCATTTTGCCCTAACAGCTATGTTCATTTTTATGTTTGTGATGCAAATGAAAAATTACCTACTGCTCTTAACTGGTATAGCCTCTGGGATTTTATCTGTTTGGCTGATGCTTATTTTTCAAAATACTTTCGGTCTTATTCTGGCTACAATTCTTGCTTCCTTTGCTGGATACGGTCTAGAGAAAGCTTTAAAAAAACAACCAGTAGGTCGAAAGCTAGCTCAATTATTTAAGCATTCTACCCTGACAAAAGATAAGAAAAATTTACGTGCTCCATTATCCCCAATGATTGAAAAGGAGACACAACAAAATGACTAG
- a CDS encoding DegV family protein codes for MKFDIITDSCCDLPYDFLEQERVEYISMFVTIDEKEYSDDLGKTFKSDWLMEQMKQGSRASTSQINVGQYLEMFKKYAKHELPVIYLCFSSGLSGSYNNACTALNLLEEELGEKSPIKIIDTKAASLGQGLLVYELVKLRNQGADFEVARTWIEKNRSRIASWVTVDDLSYLEKGGRISKTSATVGSLLNIKPIIIVTKEGKLAKAGKVRGRKKAIKLLAFETENSLQDQAKQPIFVAYAGDEAAALEVGKLLRKTIKMNEIKIFPMGPTIASHTGYGALAVFSFEK; via the coding sequence ATGAAATTTGATATTATCACAGACTCGTGTTGCGATTTACCATATGATTTTTTGGAACAAGAACGTGTTGAATATATTAGTATGTTTGTTACGATTGACGAAAAAGAGTATAGCGATGATTTAGGGAAAACGTTTAAAAGTGATTGGCTGATGGAACAAATGAAACAAGGAAGCCGAGCATCTACCTCACAAATTAATGTAGGGCAATATTTAGAAATGTTTAAAAAATATGCAAAACATGAACTGCCTGTTATATATCTTTGTTTTTCTTCCGGACTCAGTGGCTCATATAACAATGCTTGTACTGCTCTCAATCTTTTAGAAGAAGAGCTTGGTGAAAAAAGTCCAATCAAGATTATTGATACAAAAGCAGCAAGTCTGGGACAAGGGTTGTTAGTATATGAGCTGGTTAAGCTTAGAAATCAAGGGGCTGATTTTGAAGTAGCCAGAACATGGATAGAAAAGAATCGGTCCCGTATAGCTTCATGGGTAACCGTTGATGATTTGTCTTATTTGGAAAAAGGAGGTAGAATCTCCAAAACTTCGGCGACAGTGGGAAGTTTATTGAACATTAAACCGATTATTATTGTGACCAAAGAAGGGAAACTAGCCAAAGCAGGAAAAGTAAGAGGCAGGAAGAAAGCGATTAAACTACTTGCTTTCGAAACTGAAAACTCGCTTCAAGATCAAGCAAAACAGCCTATTTTTGTAGCATATGCTGGAGATGAGGCTGCCGCTCTTGAAGTGGGGAAATTACTTAGAAAAACGATTAAAATGAATGAAATAAAAATTTTCCCTATGGGTCCAACGATTGCTAGCCATACTGGATATGGTGCATTAGCTGTTTTTTCGTTTGAAAAGTGA